Below is a window of Thermogemmata fonticola DNA.
GCTTCCCCCGCTTGCACCAAGAGGGCGTCGCTGGGGGAGAGGGCCTTGCGGGGCCAGAAGAGCAGGGCTGGTCCCCCCGCCACGGCATGGCAGCCGCGCGCCTGATCCAAACCGGTGAAGGCGTCGAGGAGACGGCGGAGGGCGGCGCGGGCTTGCTGATACCGTTCCCGCAAGGTTTTACCCTGGGCCAAGATGGCCGTGAACCGCTCGATTTGGGCCGGTTGGGCTTTGTCCGCGGGGAAGGCGGAGCCGAGTTCCTGCAGATAGTTGTACCGGGCGGCTGCCAGGGCCGCTTCGGCCTCCTTGAGCACCAGGTCGGCCATCGCGGTATTGGCGTCACGCACCAGAGTGTCGAAGGCTTCCTTGTCCTCAGCCGGCACTCCCTGAGGGAAGGCCTTGCGGATGGCTTCGATATCCTCCAGGGCGATCGCTAGCCAGCCGGCCTCCAGCATGAAGCGGGCTAGTGCAATCCGCTTGCTCGCCTCCGGTTGCCCTTCCTTTTCCGCTAGTTCCGGGTGCATCAACAGAAGCTTGCGAACCACTTGGGGGTCCCATTCGCTGGTGCGGTAGGCTACGCGCCAGGTATGCGTGGACGAGACGATGTAGATGAAATGCGGGTCCATGTAGGTGATCTGCTGATCGATGTGCTCGAAACTGATGGGGGTGCTGACTTTGATCCGGCGGCGCCACTGAGCGTTGAATTCCGGCGCCTCCAGCAACTTCATCCCCGCCGGCAGGGGAAAGGACGAAACCCGGCCGACAAACTCCTGCCGGTACGCCCGATATTTGGGGCGCAACTTCGCCTGCGGTGCCACGGCGCCTTTCTGCCGCACGTGCTCGCTGAAGACCACGACCTTTGGCCCTTCATCGACCAGATCGAAGCCAGTGTCCTTGACGATCGGCACGATCCGCCCACTGGCCTTGTCCACCACCGTCGTGATTTCCTTGCGCGCCGACCCTTGCAGGATGAACCCATCCCGGAGAATCACGACCTCTTCCCCATCCTGGCTCCACACAGGCAAGAAACCTGCCAGCAGCAGCAGGCCGACCGCTCCCCCCCAAAGCCGCCTCTTCGGATGCCGCACAAGATGTTTAGCCATGGGCCTGTCCTCAATAGGGATCAATCCTTGAACCACGTCGCTGGAATAGCTTCCTCGCTGCCACCCGGCTGTCCAGCCATCACGCATCGGTAATCCAGGGAAACGGGAATCCGTCCTTCCCTGCCCGGCCAGGATGCCTTCATTGTTTCCGGTTTGCCGGGGCGGATCAAGCCGGCCCGTTTCTCCCCAGGGCCAGCCAAGCCGGCTTGGACACCCCGCCAGAAAGCCGCCCAGTCCTCGCCATCGCTTCTGGGGTATCGCTTCTGAGTTCCCGGATCGCTTCTAGGGTATCGCTTCTGAGTTCCCGGCATCTTCCCTCGACACTCCCTGCAAGCGTCAGCTATATTGATAAACGAACCAGAGCGAGAGTTATTAGCGGCTTCAGTGAAGGGATCCGACAGGCAGGGCGATTCCGCACCAACACTGCCGCTCGAAGCGACCAAGAGGGGCGCGGGAACAGCGCCGGTCTCGAAGCTGAAGATCCAGAGGGGTTTTACTCCATCGAATCGGAAAGAAAGAAGCGCCCCAACTCCGGGGAGCATGCTCAACCGGGGAGCATGTTCAATGTGCACGAATCCAGAGAGTCCAGTGGGCGGGAAGGAGGATCGCTGCGGATTCCCGGAAGGTGCGGGCTGTTGCCCGTCCGTCCTACGATCTGAGAGCGAGCACCGTTGAGTCCAAGGAACGAGACGCAATGCCGATTCAGTTCCGTTGTTCTCACTGCCGGGCGCGCCTGTCGATCACCCGGCGGAAAGCAGGCATGATGACGACCTGTCCGCGCTGCGGGCAGGAAGTGCGCGTGCCGGAGGTGGACAGCAACCCCACGGCGCGCTTGGCCGAACGTTCTTCTCCAGAAGCCGCTTCCTCCCCAGCGTTGCAAGCCCGTCCGGTGGAAGGTGGCACACCTCCGCCCCTCCCTCCCCTTTCCACAGGAGGGAGCAGCCAAGCGCCGCTGCAGCCTCCACCGCTGGACCTGTCGCCGCTGCCTCCCCCGCTGCAACCTCCCCCGCTGCCGTCGTCGGTTCCAGCCGCTGGTATCGCTTCCGTCTCCCTACCACCGCCTCTACCTGTGAGTCCTTTGGCTGGTGCAGTCCCTCCGGCACCGGCCATTCCCCCTCCACTGCCGTCCAAGGTCGTGGTCCCCCCGCCCGCAGGAACTGGGATAGCTCCAGCAGGGGGACACAAGGCACCGCCCCCCGTTTCCCCACCTTCGCCGCGCGACAGTAAACCTGCGGTCCGATCGGCGGAGAAAGCGGCCAAGCCCCGCTCCGCCCGACCCGCGCCCGCTGACAATGAACCGCCCCTGTTTGAGCGGGACATCGATTCTCTCTTGGGACCAATTCAGGACATGCAGCCGTCCCGCAAGCAACGCTCCCAAGCCGCAACCGGCGTAGATGCCACGATGATCCTGGACCACCGCGGGCCGCCCAGCGAATACGTCCAGCGGCTGACCTCGATTGTGGTCATTGCCTTCACTCTCGTGGTGCTAGCATTCCTAGCAGGCCTGTTTATTGCTATCCGCTGAGAGGCAGCGGTTGAGGGCCTGCCGCTGCTCTCCGTCCCCTATTCGCCCGCGTGGGCGATCCTTCTTGTCTGCCCTGCTCGCCTCGGCGACTCATCGGAGACGGGGTGACATGGGGTTCCGACCGAACTCCGGCTTGGGAATGCCAGCCGAAGCCGAACTTGGAGCGCGCTTTGGGAATACCAATTTGGGAAAGTCCATGCAGGGGGACGCACCGCTGGGGTTAGTGTCTCCGCATGATCGGGGGGAGGTTGGAACAGTTCAGGGTGAAGAGGGCGGGCGGCGCTGTTCCTCGGCGTAGCTGGGGCGGATGTAGAGCGGCTCCAGAGCGAACAGCTCACTGCGGGAAAGGTCGGGCATGCGGGAACCGGCAGCGTACAAGCCCTGGAGGGTGGGATGGTGGGTTTCCGGCGGGGTCAGGGCCAGTTCCGGCCAGTGTTCCGCGGCTTGCAGGGCACCGGGACCACTGACAAAGGCCTCCGCCGCCACGTGGCTGCGCCACTGTTCCCAGGGTAGCAAGAGCAACTCGGTTTGTGCTTCCCACCCGTGGTCTGAACGCTGGAACAACTGGGCATAAGCGTGGCCGCGCAAGGCATCGGCGACCACCCAGAGGGGCGTGCAGCGGGGCGGCGCTTGTTCCGCCACAGCCGCGAAGGTGGGGACTGCCCGCAGAGCACAACCCGTAGCGTAGGCGAAAGTCTTGGCGGACATCACCCCCACCCGCAGACCTGTGAAACTGCCCGGACCCAAACTCACCATGACACCTGCGCACGCTGCGGGGGCGATCCCGGCTTGTTGCAAAAGCTCCACCACCGCCGGGGTCAGGTCCCGTGCATGCCGCCGGGAGGGGTCCAGAAGGCGGCTCAGGATAACTTCTCCCCTGCGAGCCAGGCCGACCTGACCTGTACGCCCGGAAGTCTCGATCAGCAGCCATGGATCGCTCGTTCCTGAGTTTGACCCGCCGTTCGAAACCACCTCTGGCATCGTGGCCGAGGAATCAACAGGATCGAACATAGGCGATAGCTCCCGGCGCTGTGTACAATCCTCAGCAGGCAAGCAGCAGGCCATGCGGCGGGTCAAGCCATCGGCCCCGGCAACCGCCCTGCTTCCCCTCGGTTCATCCCGCCATGCGAAAGCCCAAAGCCCATAATGCCGGAAGGGTTCCCCCAGGAGCGCCGGTCATCCATGAGTGAAGGCACACGCTTGTACATTGACGGCGCGGCGCGGGGTAATCCCGGTCCTGCGGCTTACGCTGTGATTTTACAGCGTCCCGGCCAGCCTCCCCTGACCCAGGCTGCCCCCATCGGGACCGCTACCAACAACGTCGCGGAATACACGGCCTTACTGGAAGGGTTGCGCCTGGCCGCGGCACACAAGGTTCCCTGCCTGGAAGTCATCAGCGATAGCGAACTGTTAGTCAAGCAAATGCAGGGGCACTACCGCGTTCGCCATCCCGAGTTGCAACGGCTGTATCAGGCGGTGCACGAGCTGCTCCCGCACTTCCAGCAGGTCACCTTCACGCACGTCCGGCGAGACCAGAACGCCGAGGCCGACCGGTTGGCCAATGCCGCTCTCGATGGCCGGCTTTCTGCCGCCGGGTCGGAACCGCCAAGTTCCAATGCTGCCGCCGCATCTTCCCAAGCCGCTTCGCCACAGGACCGACCTCGGCCTCCTGCCGCGGACTCCGCGCCCTCCGATGGCCCAGCACGCCTGCCCCTGCCCTCCGCCGCCTACCACGACATCCATGCCATCCTCCACTCGGCAGCCCAGACCTGGGCAGCCCAGGGACTGCCCGCCCTGCCGGTGGACCAGGTTTGGGAACAGATTCAATCGGTTCTGGAAGAGCATCGCTTGTTGCATCGACCGCGCCGTTCCCAGCAACAATAGCAATACCGGAACGGACACACCTGATGCTTGGACCGCCTTCGGAACACAAAACCGGGAAGCTTCTTGGACCACCTTCGGGACACAAAATCGGGAAACACGATGTCATAGGCATCCGAAGGGGAGCACGCTTTCCGAAGGGGAATGTGCTTTCCGTTGATAGAAAACCACGCTGAGGAGGAGTAGCCCCATGAAGCGAAAGCTGCGCGCCAGTCTGCTTACCATTCTGATGCTGATGCTTGGCTCCGGAACCAGCGGGTGGGAGCTAACTGCCCAGGAGAAGAAGCCGGTCCAGAAGAAGAGCAGTGACCCTGCGAGTTGGCGGCCCGATGCCGCAACCCTGGCACGCATCCGCGAGCAGACCGATCTCCTGCGGCAGGCGGTGGAGCAGTTGCAGCGCCGGGGCGTGGCCGAGGAGGTCTGGATCGAAGTGGCCATCTATCTGAAGGCGGCGGAGAACATCGTCCGCTGGGAGGAATGGCTGCACACCAATAGCGTCCGCTGGACGCTGCAAACTCTGGAAGAAGGTCTGGAACGGGCGCGGCAAGCTCAGGACGGCCAGGCGCCGTGGCGGAATACTTCCGGCCGCTGGACGGTGCGCGCGTACCGCTCCCGCATCGATGGCTCCCTCCAACCCTACGCCGTGCTCCTGCCGAAGGATTACGGTCAACCGGGGCGGGGACCCTGGCGGCTGGATATTGTCTTGCATGGCCGCGACGCCAGCCTGACGGAGGCCAAATTCCTGGCCAACCACAGCCCGAAAACTCCCGTGGCCGCCCCGCCGGACTTCATCCAACTGGAAGTGTATGGCCGAGGAAATAACGCCTACCGCTGGGCTGGAGAAACGGACGTCTTCGAGGCGTGGGAGGCGTTCCAGCGCTGGGCAGGACCGCAGTGCGACCCGAAGCAGGTAGTGCTCCGCGGCTTTTCCATGGGCGGAGCGGGCACCTGGCACATCGGCCTGCATCATCCCTGCCGCTTTCGTGTGCTCGGACCTGGCGCGGGGTTCACGACCACGCATGGCTACGTTCCGCGCTTGCCCGACCCCTTGCCGGATTATCAGGAAAAATGCCTGCGCATCTATGATGCCGTGCGCTACGCCGAGAATGCCTATCTGGTTCCCATCGTCACTTACAGTGGGGAAAAGGACCCGCAGAAGGCCGCCGCTGACACCATCATCGAAGCGCTGCGGGATTTCCCGCTGCCCCTGCGCTTGACCCATCTCGTGGCTCCCGGCTTGCAGCATCAGATGCCGCCGGAGTGGCAAGCGAAAGCCCAAGCCGAGTACCGCCGCTACCTCCAGCAGCCCGAAGTAGCTACCGGCGAACATCTCCGCTTCGTCACCTGGACCACCCGCTACCACCGCTGCGCCGGTCTGGAAATCCTCGCCTTGCAGCAGCATTACGAAAAGGCCGTGGTCGATCTTCGCTATGGACCGCAGGAAGTCACCCTTCAGACGCAGAACGTCCGGCGATTGCGGTTCACGCCGCCTGCGGACAAAGTTCCCCAGCGGGTCATTCTCGACGGCGTCTCGCTCCGCTGGCCCCAGGGACAAGCCGCCATTCTGTGCGAACGCACCCATGGACGCTGGCAGCCAGTGGCGGAAGCCGCCCTGGCCGATCGCCTCCAACGCGCCCCGGAGAAAACACCCGGCCTCCAAGGCCCCATCGACGACGCTTTCCGGGAACCCTTCCGGGTCGTCGGACCGCTGCAAGAGGATGGCTGGCCCACCGCGGCCTTGCAACGCTTCGCTGCACTCTGGGAGCGCTACTTCCGCGGCGAACTCCCCCGCCTCCCGCCCGAACGCTATGATCCCCAACAGCACGATGCCCATCTGGTCCTCTTCGGCACGCCCTGGTCCAACCCCCTGATCGCCCGCCTGCTCCCGCACCTGCCCATCATCTGGACTGAACGGGACCTCATCGTCAATGGCGTGCGCTACGATGCGGCCACGCACCTGCCTGTGTTGATCTATCCTCATCCGCTGCGCTCCCAGCGCTACGTGGTGATCAACAGCGGGCACACCTTTGGGGAAGCCGACCTGCGCGGCACCAACGCCTTGCTCTATCCGCGCCTAGGAGATTGGGCCGTTCTTCGCCTGCCCGCCGCTCATGCGGGGGACAGCCAGAAACTGCTGGAACAGGCGGTGCCCGTGGCCGCCGGCCTCTTCGACGAATCCTGGCAGTTCCCCGGACCTATCGCTCCCTCCGCCCGGCTGGAAAAACTTTGGAGCGAGGGGAGCTTCACCGAAGGACCCGCCGAAGGCCCCGACGGCTGCATCTACTTCTCGGACATCGGCAACCGCATCATGAAGTACGACCCCCGCACTGGGAAAACCACGGTGTTCCGCGATCCCAGCGGCCGGTCCAATGGCCTGAAATTCGACGCTCAGGGCCGCCTCATCGCTTGCGAAGGGGCCAACACCGGCGGAGGACGCCGCCTGAGCATCACCGAAAAAGACGGCACCATTCGGACCCTGGCGGACAAATACCAGGGCAAGCGTTTCAACTCCCCCAATGACCTGACACTGGACCGTCAGGGACGCATCTACTTCTCCGATCCACGCTATGTCGGTGAGGAACCGCGCGAGCTGGATCACGAATCCGTCTACCGTGTGGACCCCGATGGCACGGTTACGCGCGTGACTCAGGACACGGTCAAGCCGAATGGCCTGGTCCTGTCACCGGACGGGAAGACGCTGTACGTGGCGGAGCATTCCGACAAGCCGGACGGCCCGCGCCTGCTCCTGGCCTACCCCGTTCGGCCCGACGGCACCCTGGGACCCCGCCGTGTGCTCTACGACTTCGGGCGGGAGCGCGGCATCGACGGGATGACCGTCACACCGGAAGGCATCCTCCTCGCCGCCGCCGGAGCCGGAGACAAGGGAGGAATCTACTTCTTCAGCCCCGACGGGAAGAAACTCGCCTTCCTGCCCACCCCCGAAACCCCAAGCAATTGCTGCCTCGCCGGACCGGACAAACGCACCCTCTACATCACCGCCGGCAAAAGCCTCTACCGCATCCGCTTGGCGGAGCCTGAACACAAACGCTGAGGGTCCAAGCGTTGAGGGCGGCGGATTGTCACCATCAACTCGGCGGAGTCAAAACCGGGCAGCACCGGTTCCTATCAGCGCCGCGGCTTGCTTCCTGCCGGCTCGTATTGCCGGAGGAGTTCCTCCACTGAGCGGACCAACTCCGGCTCGCGCCGCCGCACCTCCCGGAGAAAATCCTGGACCTCCGGACCGGGAGCGCTGAGGGCATAGCGGACGATGGCCCGGCGAACGATAGGGGCCTGATGCGTCGGGGCGTCGAAGTGCCGCAAGATGTCCGCTGTCAAGTCCCACCAGCCCCAGCGCCGCAGGTCCTCCACCGCCTGATCGGCCAGGTCCCCTTGCCGTAGGAGCAGGGCATAACAGCGCAGGAGGTCCGCCCGGTGATCCCGCCGCAGACCGGCACTTTCCCGTTTCGGTCCCGGTTCCGGAGCCGAAAGAACCGGAGGACGGAACGCTTGAAAAAAGCGGAGAGTCTCCAACACAGCCCAGCGCTGCGAAAACGGGCGTTGCGGATCACGCAGCACCTCGCAGGCCAGCCGCCACCCCAGGGAAGGGTCCAGCAGAATCAAACCGGTCAGAAGGCCGCTGCCCACGCTGCTGTCACTGGACAAGGCGGAACTGCCGGGCGAAGGCGATCCCGCTGCCCCCCCCAACGACGACCATTGCTGCCACAACTCCCGCAACACGTCGGCATCCTGGGGAACCTGCCCACACAAGCCCAGAAGGTAGGCCAACATGCCTTGGGCTTCCGGAGCAAGCCGGGGGTGCCGGAGCAACTGCCGGAGCCGCGCCACCGGAAAGGCCCCGTGGGCAGCCGCCCGATACAACTCCGCATCGCTAATGCGCCCCAGCTCGGCCAGTGCGTCTGCCGCCACCGCCGCCTCGGCATGATCCAAGTGCCGGAAAAAGTAGGCGCATCGTGCCACCGTGTCCTGTTCCGGCAACTGCAACACCCCTTTCAGATAAGCGACCGCTGCCTCCGAAGCGGGGAATCCTCCGGCCAATACCCATCGCCCCCCGCGCCAATCCGCCAGCACTACGTAATCCCGCGGTGTGGCATTGCCAATGACCGGCAGATACACGGGCAGTAAAATCTGCCGCGGTGGCATCCGCCCCCTTTCCCCTCGAAGCACCTCGCGGATGTGGAACTCCGTGCTTCCCCCCTCGCTGCCCGGATCAAAACGCGGATTGGCTAGCGAACCGTAGAGCACCCAGGTCGCACTGGCCGCCTGTTGCCGCCACGTCGGCCGGCTGCGCAAACCCCCGCCACAAAAGGTGCACGCCCACCCCAAGGTGGCAAACATCATCAGCACCACCAAACCAGCAAACCCGCACCACCAACTCTGCCGCTCCACCCTTCTCATGGCTTGTCCTCACCGCTGGGTTATGCTCCCACCGCGGCGTGTTCCTTCCTGCTGCCGCAATTACCCAGTTCAGCATTAGCACGATGGGCTGTTTTCAGAAAAGAGCAGTTTGTGACGGGAATCCATGACCCAGGGGATTGTCGAGTTCGCAATTTCACCGAGGAATCCACATCAAAACCCTGGGCATCAGGCGCGTCCATCACCGACACCGGACCCCTTTCCTCATCTCTCAGCCTCCCACTCTTCCGCAGGGCAGCCACCCCTGATGTCTTTCACCCCTCCGAATGGCCGCGCAGCCGTATTGACCTTCTTCTCACCCCGTCCGAAGGACCGCGAGGCTTCCTAGTCCTTTCTTCTCACCCCTCCGAGGGGCCGTGACGCAGGCGGCGAGCTAGCCAGCGGAAGACGAGAGCCAAGGTGAGCAACACCCCCGCCGCCACCAACAGCCACACATACACCGGCGTCCGCCTCTCCCACACCACCCCCACCGGCTCCGGCAAACCATAATGGCTCATGTAAAAATGCTCCACCGGCAGATTCGCCCGCTGGATACGACTCGTGCGACCCTCCACCCGCAGCACCGGGGCACCCGGTATTTTGTAAGTCGTGATGGCCACCATCTCTACAGGAAATGTCAAATCACCAATCGCATGACCATAATGAAACTGGGTCACTCCCGTGGCTGTTGGGGTGGTCCGCCTCTCCTCTACCACCCGCCAATGATACTGGGGGTCCAGCCAGACCTCGTTCGTCAAATCCACCTTCCCCCCACCACCAACCTTTTGATACTTGGCACGAACCAACTGCCGCTCGTCATCCCACTCCAGGGCTAAGAGCTTGCCACCTCCGTCCACCGCTTTCAACAGCCCCTGAATTGCCTCATAGGCCTCATAATGCAATCCAGCCGTCGGTGGCATCAACCACTCATACGCCCCTTCCCGATAATCCGTCAGCATATAAGCGGACTCCTCAGAAGCCCGACCCAAAGTAAAACTGTATCGCTCATTGACACACTCCAACCGCAACAACGGACCTTCCTTGCTTCCCTCAAACACCACTGACTGTTCCAACAACACATTTCCCTCCACACGAACAAGGCGTCGCTTGACCGTCTTTTCCTGAATTGGAATAACATTTCTTTCACCCGCAACTTGCCGATATGTTAGCTCGCTCACTTCCTCGATTCTGCGAACAGTCTCCTCATAGTTCCGCATCGCCGCTCGACCCTCCGACTGAAGCCGCTCCAGCCACTGAGCCTCGACACGGTCCTGGGCAACCGCCGCCATCGAAGAGAACATTCCACTGAGGGCTACGGCAAGCATGCTTCGGCCCATCTGCCTCATGTCGGATTCCTCTCGCTGAAGAGAAATGCCTCTAGGGTACCTTCGGCTTCTTTGACGAAGGGTCCCACTGTGATGTCATCCAACAGCAAATTCAAACGGGACTGAAAACATCCCTTCACACCCAACGAAGAGCATAGACTGATTCCAGCGTACTCTTACCTTGATTTGAGAGCAACACAGCGGGGGCAAAATCTCGAGTCATTCACTCCCTATCACCGAGGACAGTAGCATTCACCCGTGGATGATACATACTCGCACCAACATGTCCGATTCCTTTTGGGATCGTAGCAACCAATCCCGCCACAAGCGGATGCTCCTCGGCCATTGTTGAGAGGGCAGGGATCCACAACCGCATCGGGGCAGCGTCTCCACCAAAAGCCGCAACGGGCTTCGCATTCTTGCAGGGTTTCCTCCGGCAAGCAGGGGCAGGGATCAGGGGGTGGTAACGGGTCCTCGGCGTAGGCGGGGCGGGTGGCCAGCGCCGCCAGGGCGACCACCAGCACCGCGATTCCCACACAAGGGTCGCCTGGTCCGCCGCTCCGTCGCCCTCCACCCCGCCGAGATGCGGCCCAGCTCCCCTGCCCTTCTCCCTCACCCCTCGGAGGGGCCGTGACACAGGCGGCGGGCTAGCCAGCGGAAGAAGACCGCCAAGGTGAGCAACACCCCCGCCGCCACCAACAGCCACACATACACCGGCGTCCGCCTCTCCCACACCACCCCCACCGGCTCCGGCAAACCAAACGCCGACAAAGTGAACTCCCACTCCGGCGGATCGTCGGATTCGCTCAGCTCCAGATGCCTGACAACCTCGAACCGGAAGGTCGCTCCCCCATCCGTCTGACCTTGGGTTATGTTCCGATGTTGCCGGAGAATAGGGTAGCCCGAAGTGTTGATGGTGTAATCAAACCAGTTACGACTTTCCTTCACACCATCTGCATAAACATAGCGACGCACTTCCTCACGAATACACCAACCCGCCTCTGGGTCCAAAACAACCCACCCATCCCGAAGCCGCCCTCCATCCGGTGGCTTCCTAGAGCCGCCCTTAGGATTGCTCGTGTGCTCAATCCGAGTGAACGTCCGACCTTCCATCGAATATGCGGGATCTACGCGAATGATACGAATCGCATCTGATCTGAGTGCATCTGGTAAGTAATCCCCTAACAATACATAATGTCCTGATGTCATCCCTTGGATAGATTCCGAAACGGTACCATCAAGTTCAGGGAGTCTTGCATCATACTGATAAACGATTTGTTCTAAAAGCCACTGATCGGTTCCTGTTCGTCGACGTAAAGAACATGAATACTGCCGATTGGTCAAGACAACTTGTTCCTCGCCTTCCGGGGATTCCTTCTTCTCTCTCCAGAGAGCAGCACCGGGGCGTTGCCGAACCTGCTTGACCACACGCCACTGGACAGGCAGGCCTCCATTTCTTCCCGGATCGACCGTGCTGAACTCATATGTAATCGTTCCCTGAAGCCGAGGAATAAATTGACGATATCGTTCCCAAGCCGTGGCTGCAGCCTCCGGTAAGCCAGGTAGGGTCAATCCTGGAGGATCAACCCCTTGGTTTGGGAGAGCCGCAGCCACAAGTAGCAAAGCCAATCGTTCCATTTCTGGTCCTCTGGTAAAGGAGAAATTTTTTCTTTTTAGGTTTTACTCACCTATCCTATGTGGATTTCACGATCTCCGTTGACACTTGCATACCTGCCCGTTTCTTTCGGACCAATATGAAAAACATTGGCATTCCACATCGCACCGTGGTACACCCGCGTCACACAATCCAACACATCTA
It encodes the following:
- the tsaB gene encoding tRNA (adenosine(37)-N6)-threonylcarbamoyltransferase complex dimerization subunit type 1 TsaB, with protein sequence MFDPVDSSATMPEVVSNGGSNSGTSDPWLLIETSGRTGQVGLARRGEVILSRLLDPSRRHARDLTPAVVELLQQAGIAPAACAGVMVSLGPGSFTGLRVGVMSAKTFAYATGCALRAVPTFAAVAEQAPPRCTPLWVVADALRGHAYAQLFQRSDHGWEAQTELLLLPWEQWRSHVAAEAFVSGPGALQAAEHWPELALTPPETHHPTLQGLYAAGSRMPDLSRSELFALEPLYIRPSYAEEQRRPPSSP
- a CDS encoding SMP-30/gluconolactonase/LRE family protein, encoding MKRKLRASLLTILMLMLGSGTSGWELTAQEKKPVQKKSSDPASWRPDAATLARIREQTDLLRQAVEQLQRRGVAEEVWIEVAIYLKAAENIVRWEEWLHTNSVRWTLQTLEEGLERARQAQDGQAPWRNTSGRWTVRAYRSRIDGSLQPYAVLLPKDYGQPGRGPWRLDIVLHGRDASLTEAKFLANHSPKTPVAAPPDFIQLEVYGRGNNAYRWAGETDVFEAWEAFQRWAGPQCDPKQVVLRGFSMGGAGTWHIGLHHPCRFRVLGPGAGFTTTHGYVPRLPDPLPDYQEKCLRIYDAVRYAENAYLVPIVTYSGEKDPQKAAADTIIEALRDFPLPLRLTHLVAPGLQHQMPPEWQAKAQAEYRRYLQQPEVATGEHLRFVTWTTRYHRCAGLEILALQQHYEKAVVDLRYGPQEVTLQTQNVRRLRFTPPADKVPQRVILDGVSLRWPQGQAAILCERTHGRWQPVAEAALADRLQRAPEKTPGLQGPIDDAFREPFRVVGPLQEDGWPTAALQRFAALWERYFRGELPRLPPERYDPQQHDAHLVLFGTPWSNPLIARLLPHLPIIWTERDLIVNGVRYDAATHLPVLIYPHPLRSQRYVVINSGHTFGEADLRGTNALLYPRLGDWAVLRLPAAHAGDSQKLLEQAVPVAAGLFDESWQFPGPIAPSARLEKLWSEGSFTEGPAEGPDGCIYFSDIGNRIMKYDPRTGKTTVFRDPSGRSNGLKFDAQGRLIACEGANTGGGRRLSITEKDGTIRTLADKYQGKRFNSPNDLTLDRQGRIYFSDPRYVGEEPRELDHESVYRVDPDGTVTRVTQDTVKPNGLVLSPDGKTLYVAEHSDKPDGPRLLLAYPVRPDGTLGPRRVLYDFGRERGIDGMTVTPEGILLAAAGAGDKGGIYFFSPDGKKLAFLPTPETPSNCCLAGPDKRTLYITAGKSLYRIRLAEPEHKR
- a CDS encoding ribonuclease HI family protein, with protein sequence MSEGTRLYIDGAARGNPGPAAYAVILQRPGQPPLTQAAPIGTATNNVAEYTALLEGLRLAAAHKVPCLEVISDSELLVKQMQGHYRVRHPELQRLYQAVHELLPHFQQVTFTHVRRDQNAEADRLANAALDGRLSAAGSEPPSSNAAAASSQAASPQDRPRPPAADSAPSDGPARLPLPSAAYHDIHAILHSAAQTWAAQGLPALPVDQVWEQIQSVLEEHRLLHRPRRSQQQ